The sequence TCTCCTCGATGGAGCAGTTGATGTTTTTCCTGGTGAACAGCTCAGAGGCTGCCCCAAAGATCGACACCTCTTTGGCCCCTGCTGCCACCTGCAAATAAAAAATCCTAAACTGCAACCCCAGGACCTCTGAGGGTGAAAAAGACCCCTGAGATCAGCAGGTCCAAGCCTTACCCCAGCTCTTCTTAAATCAAAGCCAGGTGATTTTTCTTGTGAGGGAAATGACAAACAGAGCCACAACTTCATGATTTCATGGCCAAGAGTTGATCCAAGGCTTTCAGTGGCATCTCTTGGTAGGGATGTCTCAAACCAGCCCCATAAAACACCTCCCTTACAGAGGCTCTTCTGTTCCTAAATAAATCTGCCTTGCTCATTTAGACTTGAAGATCTTGGAGCTCCTCTCCACCTCCACGTCTCTGTGATCTACAATCTCTGCCCACAGCTCTCTCACTTTAGAGaagcatttttcccccaaacaaCCCAATCCTTCCCTCAGCTCATTCTGCAGCAAAACCACCGGGACACATCTGAGCTTGCCTTGGAAAGGGTGAAGCCACAGGAGCAAAGGATCAGATGGGATTGCAGAGTGGATACTGAGGTTTTCCCAGCCCTTACCGCTGCCTGGAAGCCCTTGAGGTTTGGAGTCAGCACGGGGTAACTGATCCCAGGTAACTGATTGATCCCCTGCATCACCTCGGTGTGATCAGCCATCTGCAAAGCAAGCCACAAAGCTCTCTCAGGGTCACAGGGGCCACTTCTGCCAGAAAATCATCACTGAACTTCCTTTTTCCGAAGGGAACAGAAATATGTAGGGATCAGGGCCTCTCCAAGCAAACAGAAGTGCAGCCTGTGAGGGGCCAGGGGTCACCCAGCCAGGCCAAcgtcacagccagctctgtgtGCGACCTGTCTGTCCCTCCGCTCTTTCCAGGGTCCAAAGGGAAGCTCTGGGACATTTTAACTCCTCTGCTGGTCCTGCCCAGTAACAGGGATTTGGGAGCAAGCAGAACCACTGGGTTGCTGTGCTTTTAGACCACACCACTGCAAATCCTGTCTGACACTGACCTGAGGAACCCACTTGGGGGACACGAAGCTGGTGGCCTCTATGACCTGCAGCCCCGTCTCTGACAGCATGTTGATTAAATTGATCTTCACTGGGGTGGGCACAAGGTtctaagaagaaaagaaaaatggcctAAAGTTATTATTGTTTCCACAATCAACTATTGcaccactgggaaaaaaaaaaaaaaaaaaaaaagaagtgcatTTTTGACAtcaaaaaagcagcatttaaagaaaaactgcCCATTGGCGGGCACAGGGGGGTGTTTGGGGGATTTGGCCGGAGAACGCCCCCCGGGAGGTGCAGGGAGCCCGGACCCGCCGCTACCTTCTCGTTCTGGAGCCCGTCGCGGGGTCCCACCTCCACCACCTTCACTCGCTTCGGGTACGCCCCGCTCGCCGCCGCAGCGGAGCTCACCTGGCACGGAGGGCAGAGTCAGCCGAGCCCgcggagccccggccccgctgtgCCCCAGCCACAGCCGCGCCTGGCTccgtcccggtgccggtgccggttCCCCCGGCTGGCCCCGCTcctccccggccccgtcccggtgccggtcccccggctggccccgctcctccccggccccgtcccggTGCCGGTTCCCCCGGCTGGCCCCGCTCCTCCCCGGCCCCGCCTGGCTCCGTCCCGGTGCCGGTTCCCCCGGCTGGCCCCGCTCCTCCCCGGCCCCGCCTGGCTCCGTCCCGGTGCCGGTTCCCCCGGCTGGCCCCGCTCCTCCCCGGCCCCGCCTGGCTCTGTCCGGTGCCGGTTCCCCCGGCTGGCCCCGCTCCTCCCCGGCCCCGCCTGGCTCCGTCCCGGTGCCGGTTCCCCCGGCTGGCCCCGCTCCTCCCCGGCCCCGCCTGGCTCTGTCCGGTGCCGGTTCCCCCGGCTGGCCCCGCTCCTCCCCGGCCCCGCCTGGCTCTGTCCGGTGCCGGTTCCCCCGGCTGGCCCCGCTCCTCCCCGGCCCCGCCTGGCTCCGTCCCGGTGCCGGTTCCCCGGCTGGCCCCGCTCCTCCCCGGCCCCGCCTGGCCCCGTCCCGGTGCCGGTTCCCCCGGCTGGCCCCGCTCCTCCCCGGCCCCGCCTGGCTCTGTCCGGTGCCGGTTCCCCCGGCTGGCCCCGCTCCTCCCCGGCCCCGCCTGGCTCCGTCCCGGTGCCGGTTCCCCCGGCTGGCCCCGCTCCTCCCCGGCTCCGTCCCGGTGCCGGTTCCCCCGGCTGGCTCCGCTCCTCCCCGGCCCCGCCTGGCTCTGTCCGGTGCCGGTTCCCCCGGCTGGCCCCGCTCCTCCCCGGCCCCGCCTGGCTCTGTCCGGTGCCCCGCTCCCTCACGGGCCGCAGCGATCCCGCCCAGCGCGGCAGcagccgccgcgccgccgccatGTCCGCCGCGCTCACGTGACCGCACACACCCCCAACACGTGATAGCATGGTAGGCGTGGCCCCGCCGGTCACGTGAGCGCTCCCCACGTGGCACCGGCGGGGCGCTGTCCCCGGGGCCCGTCCGGTCCCGTCCGCCCCTCCGGTCCCTTGTCGCCGTCCGCAGCCGTCCCGTACCTGTCCCCAGGCGCCGTCCCACGGCGCGGAGCCCGTGTCGCAGCGCGGCATCTTTCCCTCCGGCACTGCCCGGCGGCGCCACCCGCCGCGCACTTATAGCGGCGGCTTTGGCGCTGCCCGGCGCGCTGAGCAAACACGGGCGCTGTTTGTTCTGGGGcgggccccgctccgcgccAGGGGTCACCGGCGTGATGGGGTTGTGAGGCAAAGAGGCCATCGCTCTGTTGTCgctttttgtcccattttttttgtttgtagcGGCGTCATCAGCGGAGCCGCGCGGCGCTCCTGTGAGCGGGTCCCTCCGGCCCCCGCGGCCGGTTCTCTGGATGTTTGTCAGCGAGTAACGGCCCCCACGGCACCAGCTCCGCAcggggcccagccctggggctctgcTCAAGCTCAGCTCCGAGTGTCCTGGCAGGTTTTGCTGGGACGGGAACAAAACACAGCCTGCCTTCAGGACAAGCTGTGCTCCTGGGAGCAGTTCCATCACTCACACACACATTGTTCAACCCTTCTTGAGAAGCTCAGCATCCACGCAGGAAACCTGCTCTCACTGGAACTCAAAGTTCACAAGTTCAGGAGTGCAAGCAGAAGTCACAAGTGCAACTCAGAACGGTGGAGTCTCTTCAGTTCATGAATAACAAATCCTTTTGTTGTAGCTGTCTCCAGCAGAACATCAATAAAAGTTTGTTGATGGATTTGTATCATATTTTTAACAGATTATTTCTTCCAGATCACTTCCAGCAAGCTTCCATTAGATTTATTCATCATGGAAGCAGCTGATCACAACTGTTCCAACCAACACCAAAGTAACACAAGGCAACAGAGACTGCAGGAGAGATTCTCTCAAGTGAAAAATAATGTATTCAACATGAAACATAAAAATCCTCTTGGGTTCAATCAAAAAGAGAGGCAGTGGGAGATGCTGTGTCCCCCCCACAGGCATCACTTCACACCCTCGAGCTTCACCACCCAGCCAGActgaggagggagaggagacgGCAGCACGTAGGGCAGGGTTATGAGCATCCCTTTCCCTGGCTGGTTCTGCCACTTCAGAGTGCCACCAAACCCCAGCAATGTCACCTgcagaggaaggaaggggacactcagctggagctcagcaggcCCCCTCGGCACAGCCCAGCATTCCCCAGAGGCCCTGCAGGGCCCCAGCCGTGGCTCACGTGGcacagggggtgacacagggggtgtTTTGAGGCCACGCCAGGCTCCagtttgttgtttggggtttgtttgttgcTGATGCTTTGCCCCTGTTTGTTCAGAGCAAAGGACACTGCAACATTTGCGTCACGGTGACATCTGCCACGAGCAGGGCACTGcacctgggctggagctgggctgcaggacagccactcctgctctgggggtattgcttccctcccctgcaaCAACAGGATCAAAACACTCCAGAACAGGAATCTTCCCTGGCAGCCATCAGCCTGTCCTGGCAACTCCTGTCCCACGTTCCACGTGAGCCAAAGCCTGGGGAACAGCCTGGGGTGCTGCAAGGAGCACACAGCGAACagctccccactgcccccagctccTAAACAAATCCAGGCTGGCCCTTCCCAGCCCACAAATGCCCCCAAAGGGGCTCTCAGTGTGTCTTAAGTCCCTCACCTgtgtgcctggggcaggaatggGCGAGGACAGGTGCAGGACACTGTCCAGAGGCCAGAGCAGGAAGATGGCAAAGACCACTGGTCCCTTGGAGGTGTACCTGAGAGAGATGGAGTTCAGCGGGTGAAGGGCACCATACACAAACCTGACCTTTCCAGACAGCACGAGAACACTGCCTTGCCTTCTGTCACCACACAGGGGTCACCTACTCCCCCTGACTCCAAATttaggaaaagagaagaaataaacatCAGCTCAGCCGGTCTGAGAGCAGAGCCCTTACCAGACTGTGTCTGTGGTGTTCTCCATCTGCACCCTCCAAGGCTGGGATTCATAAATCGCCTCCCCATTGGTGTCCAGCCACCTCCCAAGGGCCAGGAGTCTTTCTTGGAAGATGGGGACAATCACCCCTTCCTTTGTAGGTCCCACATTGAGGAGGTAGTTGCCACCCAAACTCACAGTCTGCACCAGCTCCTGTGGCAGATAAAGCAAGGTAACATTATCTTCACCTCAGACAACACAGGAACTAAAGCGTTTTATCCTCATCAGCTACTCCAGAAGCCTCTAACTGCCAGCAACCCTCCCCCAGGCTATTTCCATTTCAGGTTTCTCACCTCAATCATACTCATTTCATCCATCACCTCAGCCAGGCTCATGTTGCTGCGGTAGCCCCAGGAGAGCCTGTCCAGGGAGGAGCACATCTCCCACTTGTGATCTGGCAGGGTGCCTGGCCTGTACTTGTCAGCACAGTTGTAGAAACCCCCGTGgcggcaggagcagccccgacCCCAGCGATCGTTGACAACCACGGTGTCctgagaggagaaaaacagCTCAGGACACAGATCCTTTTCTTCCTGGGCTGTCCAGCTGGCAGCCACCCCTCTGAGGAAGCACCTAGAAATTCCCAGTGTAATGGAAAGCCCTCCTGAGAAGGCTGGATCCCTCCCTCTGCTCGCTCCTGGCCTGAGCCTCCCACCAGCATCCACCAAAGGTCAGtggagctgccacagcagcacagtcaAGGTTCTCTTTTTGTCAGAGGATAAAACACATTTGCCAAACGTCAAGGAGGTTTCTGGTTTGACCACGCATCCCACAGCTTCCTGCCCTTCCACACCCACCCAGTGCCAGGAGGGGCAGCAGGCACCGGTACCTTGACGGGGCTGTCGTTATAGAGCCAGGCAAGGAAAGAGGTGGAATTCCAGTAGGAATCCGGAGCTTCCCAGTCCCCATCCGACCAGATCAGGTCTGGTTTGTATCTAAGGGAGATAGATGTTGTTTCAAGGAGGCTTATCTGCTCCTGCCACACTGTGTTTCTTGGGTGTGGGCTCGTTTCGTTTCCCCTTCCCACTGTCTGGCATCACCAGGAGgcttttgcttcattttctgcTTCACACAAAGCTCTAAGGGAGGttcttgcagcagcaaagaacAAGGTGTTGATCCACAGCTCAAGAGAGGGTGCAGTtcttcaaaaaaacccagaatttgGCACTCAAAGGAGATTAGAAGGCACATTCTTGAGCTGGGACAACAAGCCACAGGCCCAagccttttatttttgtcaGCAAGGGGAAGCAAGGCGAGGATGCAAATTCACACTGAAAACAATTTTCTGTTCTA is a genomic window of Anomalospiza imberbis isolate Cuckoo-Finch-1a 21T00152 chromosome 25, ASM3175350v1, whole genome shotgun sequence containing:
- the FUCA1 gene encoding tissue alpha-L-fucosidase, with the translated sequence MAALALLGAAAALGPGLAAPRYRPDWASLDARPLPAWFDRAKVGVFVHWGVFSVPAWGSEWFWWHWQGQHDAAYERFVRRRFPPGTTYAEFAPRFTAHDFQPRQWAQLFQRAGARYVVLTTKHHEGFTNWGSPVSWNWNSVDTGPHRDLVGELGEALRESNLRYGLYHSLMEWFNPLYLADKQSDFKTQSFVLKKTMPELYDLVLKYKPDLIWSDGDWEAPDSYWNSTSFLAWLYNDSPVKDTVVVNDRWGRGCSCRHGGFYNCADKYRPGTLPDHKWEMCSSLDRLSWGYRSNMSLAEVMDEMSMIEELVQTVSLGGNYLLNVGPTKEGVIVPIFQERLLALGRWLDTNGEAIYESQPWRVQMENTTDTVWYTSKGPVVFAIFLLWPLDSVLHLSSPIPAPGTQVTLLGFGGTLKWQNQPGKGMLITLPYVLPSPLPPQSGWVVKLEGVK